The following proteins are encoded in a genomic region of Gimesia sp.:
- a CDS encoding Gfo/Idh/MocA family oxidoreductase, whose amino-acid sequence MNTEKTSTSAPTTRRDFIKSSSAAVAASTLTGSVFAGTSPSAALQSSVFAAGSDEIRVGLVGCGGRGTGAAAQALAADKNARLVAMGDTFYDHLDKSYKNLKKNPVGEQVQVDADHKFVGFDSYQKVIDCVDVVLLTTPPHFRPMQLRAAIEAGKHVFAEKPVAVDAPGVRSVMETCKLAKEKNLSIVSGLCWRYHQGMRETFNQIHEGAVGDVMAIQCSYNTRGLWMFKREPEWSDMEWQMRNWLYFTWLSGDFNTEQHVHSLDKMAWTMNDQTPISCSGTGGRQTRIGKEYGHIYDHFAIVYEYPNGVKGFSRCRQQDGCAVDVSDHVFGTKGRVDVFKHRIYDPKGEKTWQFRDKSKNMYQVEHDEFFESIRSGNPINNGDYMTKSSMLAIMGRMAAYTGKSITWDEAMNSQEDLTPASYEWGPMPVPPVAMPGITAFK is encoded by the coding sequence ATGAATACTGAAAAGACTTCAACTTCCGCGCCGACGACGCGTCGTGATTTCATCAAATCCAGTTCTGCAGCCGTCGCTGCATCGACTCTGACAGGCAGTGTCTTCGCTGGAACATCTCCCTCAGCCGCACTGCAATCCAGTGTGTTTGCCGCCGGCAGTGATGAAATTCGCGTTGGTCTGGTGGGCTGTGGTGGACGTGGAACCGGGGCGGCCGCCCAGGCACTCGCCGCTGATAAAAACGCCAGACTGGTCGCGATGGGTGACACGTTCTACGATCATCTGGATAAGAGTTACAAGAACCTGAAAAAGAACCCGGTTGGCGAGCAGGTGCAGGTCGACGCAGATCATAAATTCGTTGGCTTTGATTCCTATCAGAAAGTCATCGACTGTGTGGACGTGGTTCTGCTGACCACGCCGCCTCACTTCCGCCCCATGCAGTTGCGGGCCGCGATTGAAGCCGGAAAACACGTCTTCGCTGAAAAGCCGGTCGCCGTTGACGCACCGGGCGTTCGTTCCGTCATGGAAACCTGTAAGCTGGCCAAAGAGAAAAACCTGTCGATCGTATCGGGTCTCTGCTGGCGCTATCACCAGGGTATGCGGGAAACCTTCAACCAGATTCATGAAGGTGCCGTGGGCGATGTGATGGCAATCCAGTGCAGCTACAACACCCGCGGTCTGTGGATGTTCAAGCGGGAGCCGGAATGGAGCGACATGGAATGGCAGATGCGCAACTGGCTCTATTTCACCTGGTTGTCTGGTGACTTCAACACCGAGCAGCATGTCCACAGCCTGGATAAAATGGCCTGGACAATGAACGACCAGACGCCGATCTCCTGCAGTGGTACTGGAGGCCGCCAGACACGTATCGGTAAAGAGTATGGTCACATTTACGACCACTTCGCGATCGTCTACGAATACCCCAATGGTGTCAAAGGCTTCAGCCGCTGCCGTCAGCAGGATGGTTGTGCTGTCGATGTTTCGGATCATGTATTCGGCACCAAGGGACGCGTCGATGTCTTCAAGCATCGTATCTACGATCCCAAAGGGGAAAAGACCTGGCAGTTCCGCGACAAAAGCAAGAACATGTACCAGGTCGAGCACGATGAATTCTTCGAAAGCATCCGCTCCGGCAATCCGATCAACAATGGTGACTACATGACCAAGAGCTCCATGCTGGCGATCATGGGTCGTATGGCCGCCTACACCGGAAAGAGCATTACCTGGGACGAAGCTATGAATTCGCAGGAAGACCTGACTCCCGCAAGTTACGAGTGGGGACCGATGCCGGTACCGCCCGTCGCCATGCCGGGAATCACCGCTTTCAAATAA
- a CDS encoding gamma carbonic anhydrase family protein → MNNHESSPEWPLKADTIPTPPELPYPDVDCDWEALHSYPVIDPTAWVTPDAIVTGRVRLKARSTVWHQCVLRGDLEYIEVGAETNVQDGSVLHTDYGHPCILGDRVTLGHAAIVHGSVVEDDAMIAIGATVLSRCVIGKGALIAAGALVREGIHVPPGTLWAGCPARQIKVLTPQQQERLQATWQHYVNLGAASLERFGREHIDRLTQ, encoded by the coding sequence ATGAACAACCATGAATCATCACCAGAATGGCCTCTCAAAGCAGATACCATCCCGACGCCTCCGGAACTGCCTTATCCGGATGTCGACTGTGACTGGGAAGCGCTGCACTCCTATCCGGTCATTGATCCAACCGCCTGGGTGACTCCGGATGCCATCGTCACGGGACGCGTGCGGCTCAAAGCCCGCAGCACAGTCTGGCATCAGTGCGTCTTACGAGGCGACCTGGAATATATCGAAGTCGGAGCAGAGACGAACGTGCAGGACGGCTCAGTGCTGCACACCGATTATGGACATCCCTGTATCCTGGGAGATCGGGTGACGCTCGGACACGCGGCCATCGTGCATGGCTCTGTGGTGGAAGACGATGCCATGATCGCGATTGGCGCCACGGTCCTCAGTCGCTGTGTCATTGGCAAAGGCGCATTGATCGCTGCAGGAGCACTGGTAAGGGAAGGCATCCATGTCCCCCCCGGGACACTCTGGGCCGGCTGTCCTGCCCGCCAGATCAAAGTTCTCACGCCGCAACAACAGGAACGCCTGCAGGCCACCTGGCAGCATTATGTGAATCTTGGTGCGGCCAGCCTGGAGCGGTTCGGTCGCGAGCATATTGACCGGCTCACTCAGTAA
- a CDS encoding DMT family transporter, with the protein MNKISNASSANPSESAATDQRENQASEGLSPVVKGTLFGLISALAYTAANISLREAAVDNNADWAIWISALKSVPATIVGWTLVAYRGSKGLPALPPRRLVIPLILTGLLMQFGGNVMFQWSLSLGGLAFTVPLCFATLLATGAILGRLFLEEAITPRMFASMVILTAAIVVLSLGAHQAEESVLEHMEHHTRSIVTVALTIFVACVAGCAYGAGGVMIRGTVRGEMSISASLVLISTTGMVCLSGVAFYRLGIEILWITTPWQYLVMLVGGIMNAIAFFAIGASMKHLTVTRVNLLNASQTAMAAFAGVFFFDEKLTVWLLSGTALTIGGLFLMEKKRPAIPNSSLSKTSPDDSTQQEVSSHEQP; encoded by the coding sequence GTGAACAAGATTTCTAACGCGTCCTCAGCGAACCCTTCTGAATCCGCCGCGACAGATCAGAGAGAGAATCAGGCGAGCGAAGGCTTGTCTCCCGTAGTCAAAGGCACACTGTTCGGGTTGATTTCTGCGCTGGCCTACACCGCTGCCAACATCTCACTACGAGAAGCTGCGGTCGACAATAACGCCGACTGGGCCATCTGGATCTCTGCTTTGAAATCAGTTCCCGCAACCATTGTAGGCTGGACACTGGTTGCCTATCGTGGTTCCAAAGGATTACCGGCACTGCCTCCCCGCCGACTGGTCATTCCCCTGATTCTGACCGGGCTGCTCATGCAGTTCGGCGGAAACGTCATGTTCCAATGGTCGCTGAGCCTCGGCGGACTTGCCTTCACGGTTCCGCTCTGTTTTGCGACCCTGCTCGCCACCGGGGCCATCCTGGGACGCCTGTTCCTGGAAGAGGCGATTACCCCCCGCATGTTTGCTTCCATGGTCATCCTGACGGCTGCCATTGTTGTGCTCAGTCTGGGTGCGCACCAGGCTGAAGAATCTGTGTTAGAACACATGGAGCACCATACCCGGTCAATTGTGACGGTTGCTCTGACCATTTTTGTTGCCTGTGTCGCCGGCTGCGCTTATGGAGCCGGTGGGGTCATGATTCGTGGAACCGTGCGCGGAGAGATGTCGATCTCCGCATCACTGGTACTGATCAGCACGACCGGCATGGTCTGCCTGAGTGGCGTGGCCTTCTATCGGCTCGGCATCGAGATCCTGTGGATCACGACTCCCTGGCAATACCTGGTGATGCTGGTGGGCGGCATCATGAATGCCATCGCCTTCTTTGCCATTGGTGCGTCCATGAAGCACCTCACGGTCACCCGGGTCAACCTGCTCAATGCCTCGCAGACCGCGATGGCTGCGTTTGCCGGCGTCTTCTTCTTTGATGAAAAACTGACGGTCTGGCTCTTGAGCGGAACAGCGCTGACAATCGGCGGTCTGTTCCTGATGGAAAAGAAACGCCCCGCGATCCCCAACAGTTCACTTTCCAAGACGTCACCAGATGACTCGACGCAACAGGAGGTCAGCTCGCATGAACAACCATGA
- the yacG gene encoding DNA gyrase inhibitor YacG, translating to MIQPQTCPICRKVVTTKAGDDQSAFPFCSKKCRDVDFFRWSDGRYAIVEDLDPRLIELQRLEQEGEQDF from the coding sequence ATGATCCAACCTCAAACCTGCCCCATTTGCCGCAAGGTCGTCACTACAAAAGCTGGTGACGACCAGTCTGCTTTTCCATTCTGCAGCAAGAAGTGCCGGGATGTCGATTTCTTCCGCTGGTCTGATGGTCGCTATGCCATCGTAGAAGACCTGGATCCGCGGCTGATCGAATTGCAGCGCCTGGAGCAAGAGGGTGAACAAGATTTCTAA
- a CDS encoding FmdB family zinc ribbon protein gives MPTYDYECSQCHHQWEVFQSITAKPLRKCPECGKLKAKRIIGAGGGIIFKGSGFYETDYRSSSYKKAAAADSKAQSASSESKSSSSDSGSSSKSSSKES, from the coding sequence ATGCCAACGTACGATTACGAATGCTCCCAGTGTCATCATCAGTGGGAAGTTTTTCAGTCCATCACTGCCAAACCACTCCGTAAATGCCCGGAGTGTGGCAAGCTGAAAGCCAAACGCATCATCGGTGCCGGCGGCGGTATCATTTTCAAGGGAAGCGGTTTTTACGAAACGGATTACCGCAGCAGTTCTTACAAAAAGGCTGCTGCAGCTGACTCAAAAGCACAGTCCGCCAGTTCCGAATCCAAAAGTTCCAGCAGTGACTCCGGATCCTCTTCCAAGAGCAGTTCCAAGGAATCCTGA
- the grpE gene encoding nucleotide exchange factor GrpE, giving the protein MTDQEQPEDIQNQAQESAAAETEAVENSASVEAQLETALAERDENQNRFLRSQAELDNTRKRHQRELAELRQYAAAPFVQDMLPALDNLKRAVEAAENADNVNDLKLGVEMVAKQILDVFAKNNVKAIEAVGQPFDPNLHEALQQMPSDEYPSMTVIQELEQGFILNDRVVRPSKVIVSSGPAEN; this is encoded by the coding sequence ATGACAGATCAGGAACAACCAGAAGATATTCAGAATCAGGCACAGGAATCCGCTGCTGCCGAAACGGAAGCAGTAGAGAACTCAGCCTCAGTCGAAGCACAGCTCGAAACCGCTCTGGCTGAACGCGATGAAAACCAGAACCGTTTTCTGCGTTCCCAGGCTGAGCTGGATAACACACGCAAACGTCATCAGCGGGAACTGGCTGAACTGCGTCAGTACGCGGCAGCTCCTTTTGTGCAGGACATGCTCCCCGCACTGGATAACCTGAAACGGGCCGTGGAAGCTGCTGAAAACGCAGACAACGTCAACGACCTGAAGCTCGGTGTCGAAATGGTAGCCAAGCAGATCCTGGATGTCTTCGCGAAGAATAATGTCAAAGCCATTGAAGCGGTCGGACAGCCCTTTGATCCGAACCTGCACGAAGCGCTGCAGCAAATGCCTTCTGACGAATATCCATCAATGACTGTCATCCAGGAACTGGAGCAGGGCTTTATCCTGAACGACCGGGTGGTGCGTCCGAGTAAAGTGATTGTCTCCTCGGGACCTGCTGAAAACTGA
- the dnaJ gene encoding molecular chaperone DnaJ, which yields MATKRDYYEVLGVSRDVTTVEIKKAYKKMALANHPDRNPGDEEAIKRFKEAAEAFEVLGDDQKRTHYDRYGHAADFGAGGGHQFHDVSDIFSAFGDLFEGFGFRGGSTRGGNRPRQGESLRTKIEIDLLEAASGCEREIQIMRQEPCETCHGSGAKPGTDPQECDYCGGAGQVVQSQGFFRVQTTCPRCRGAGQVIVEKCSDCRGDGRIAREITLDIKVPPGIDNGMQLCLRGEGNPGQNGGPRGDLYVVVSVDEHPLFRRQEQELSCHVPITYTQAVLGAEIEIPTLEGRHELKIKAGTQPGEVYRLKGLGMPNPHGGRRGDLHVIVQIDVPRKISEREEELLRELAEIEHTEVSRHRSPSRVSFFDKLKEYFTHAE from the coding sequence ATGGCAACGAAACGCGATTATTATGAAGTTCTCGGCGTATCGCGCGACGTGACCACTGTAGAGATTAAAAAAGCCTACAAGAAGATGGCGCTCGCCAATCACCCGGACCGTAACCCGGGTGACGAAGAAGCCATCAAACGGTTCAAGGAAGCGGCCGAAGCCTTCGAAGTTCTGGGGGACGATCAAAAACGGACCCACTACGACCGCTACGGACATGCCGCCGATTTCGGCGCGGGGGGCGGACATCAGTTCCATGATGTGTCTGATATCTTCAGCGCATTCGGAGACCTGTTTGAAGGGTTCGGCTTCCGCGGTGGTTCCACGCGTGGGGGAAATCGTCCGCGTCAGGGTGAGAGCCTGCGAACCAAAATCGAGATTGATCTGCTGGAAGCAGCTTCAGGATGTGAACGCGAAATCCAGATCATGCGTCAGGAGCCCTGCGAAACCTGCCACGGCTCAGGAGCCAAACCGGGAACTGATCCTCAGGAATGCGATTACTGTGGCGGAGCCGGCCAGGTTGTGCAGTCTCAGGGCTTTTTCCGCGTTCAGACAACTTGTCCACGCTGTCGCGGCGCCGGACAGGTGATTGTCGAAAAATGTTCGGACTGTCGCGGTGATGGACGCATCGCCCGGGAAATCACGCTGGATATCAAAGTCCCTCCCGGGATTGATAACGGTATGCAACTCTGCCTGAGAGGCGAGGGCAACCCGGGCCAGAATGGTGGCCCGCGCGGTGATCTGTATGTCGTCGTCAGCGTCGATGAACACCCCTTGTTCCGTCGCCAGGAACAGGAACTGAGTTGTCATGTCCCGATTACCTATACCCAGGCGGTTCTGGGGGCAGAGATTGAAATTCCGACCCTGGAAGGACGGCACGAACTGAAGATCAAAGCCGGAACACAGCCGGGTGAAGTCTACCGCCTGAAAGGGCTGGGCATGCCAAATCCGCATGGCGGACGACGCGGAGATCTGCATGTGATCGTGCAGATTGATGTGCCTCGTAAAATTTCAGAGCGGGAAGAAGAACTGCTCCGGGAACTGGCTGAAATCGAACACACGGAAGTTTCCAGGCATCGCAGCCCCAGTCGGGTTTCGTTTTTCGATAAACTCAAGGAATATTTCACGCACGCTGAATGA
- the groL gene encoding chaperonin GroEL (60 kDa chaperone family; promotes refolding of misfolded polypeptides especially under stressful conditions; forms two stacked rings of heptamers to form a barrel-shaped 14mer; ends can be capped by GroES; misfolded proteins enter the barrel where they are refolded when GroES binds) produces the protein MAKQLLFEDRARTKLLKGVQTISDAVAITMGPTGRNVIIDKNFGNPVVTKDGVTVSKEVEVEDPFENMGAKLVNEVATKTSDIAGDGTTTATVLARSIYTEGLRGLSLGANPMVVRRGIDKAVEAAVEAIEALAKPVTDKAEIAQVGAISANNDNEIGNLIADAVEKVGRDGVITVEEGKGNETTLSFADGMQFDKGYISPYFVTDTEGMKCILEDCYILIHESKISALRDLVPLLEKVSQTGKPLLIIAEDVEGEPLTALVVNKLRGVLNIAAVKAPGFGDRRKAMLADIAVLTGGTVISEDLGIKLESVELAQLGQAKQIEITKDSCTLIEGAGDTEALQARVAQIRGQLQKTESEYDREKFQERLAKLTGGVAIISVGAATEAEMKQTKARMEDALHATRAAVEEGILPGGGVALLRSIEAVTKVKGKNDDEKIGINIVARALEGPIRQIAENCGVDGAVIADEVKALSGAHGYNAYSGEYVDMFKAGIIDPAKVVKNALKNAASIAGLMLTTQVLVTRSESTEGGKLANVEGSVR, from the coding sequence GTGGCAAAGCAACTTTTGTTTGAAGATCGCGCACGTACCAAGCTGCTAAAAGGCGTGCAAACTATCAGCGACGCTGTAGCCATCACCATGGGCCCCACCGGGCGCAATGTGATCATCGATAAAAACTTTGGTAACCCCGTGGTCACCAAAGACGGTGTTACAGTCAGTAAAGAAGTGGAAGTCGAAGACCCCTTCGAAAACATGGGAGCCAAACTGGTCAATGAAGTCGCAACCAAGACCAGTGATATCGCTGGTGACGGTACGACCACTGCCACAGTATTAGCTCGTTCCATCTACACCGAAGGTCTGCGTGGTTTGTCACTGGGTGCCAACCCGATGGTCGTTCGTCGTGGAATCGACAAAGCCGTTGAAGCGGCTGTCGAAGCCATTGAAGCCCTGGCCAAGCCGGTAACTGACAAAGCAGAAATCGCCCAGGTCGGTGCCATCTCCGCCAACAACGACAACGAGATCGGCAATCTCATCGCTGATGCGGTTGAAAAAGTCGGCCGCGATGGTGTGATCACCGTTGAAGAAGGTAAGGGGAACGAAACCACTCTCTCCTTCGCTGACGGGATGCAGTTCGACAAAGGTTACATTTCTCCCTACTTCGTGACTGACACCGAAGGCATGAAATGCATCCTGGAAGACTGCTACATTCTGATTCACGAATCCAAGATCTCCGCCCTGCGGGATCTGGTTCCACTGCTGGAAAAAGTGTCTCAGACCGGTAAACCCCTGCTGATCATCGCTGAAGATGTCGAAGGTGAGCCGCTGACCGCCCTGGTTGTGAACAAACTGCGTGGTGTTCTGAATATCGCTGCCGTGAAAGCTCCTGGCTTCGGCGACCGTCGTAAAGCCATGCTGGCTGACATCGCTGTGCTCACCGGCGGTACCGTGATCTCAGAAGACCTCGGTATCAAACTCGAATCTGTCGAACTGGCCCAACTGGGACAGGCCAAGCAGATCGAAATCACCAAAGACTCCTGCACTCTGATCGAAGGTGCCGGCGATACCGAAGCCCTGCAGGCTCGCGTCGCCCAGATCCGCGGACAGTTGCAGAAGACCGAAAGCGAATACGATCGCGAAAAATTCCAGGAACGCCTGGCCAAACTGACCGGCGGCGTCGCCATCATTTCTGTCGGTGCAGCCACCGAAGCAGAAATGAAACAGACCAAAGCCCGTATGGAAGATGCCCTGCACGCAACTCGTGCTGCTGTCGAAGAAGGTATTCTTCCCGGTGGTGGCGTGGCTCTGCTGCGATCCATTGAAGCGGTCACTAAGGTCAAAGGCAAGAACGATGACGAGAAAATCGGCATCAACATTGTTGCCCGTGCCCTGGAAGGCCCGATTCGTCAGATCGCAGAAAACTGCGGTGTTGACGGTGCTGTGATCGCTGATGAAGTGAAAGCGCTGAGTGGCGCTCACGGGTACAATGCCTACAGCGGCGAATATGTTGACATGTTCAAAGCCGGCATCATCGATCCTGCCAAGGTTGTCAAGAACGCACTGAAAAATGCCGCCTCAATCGCAGGCCTGATGCTCACAACCCAGGTACTTGTCACTCGCAGTGAAAGCACCGAAGGTGGTAAGTTGGCCAACGTTGAAGGCAGTGTAAGATAA